The stretch of DNA GCCTTCGGTCAGTCCCGCCGACGATCTTCTCTCCCGCGTCGGGGGTGACTTGGACAGCGGCTTCAGCGGCAGCTCCACCGCGAGCTACCGGTACGTTGGATAACGTCGTTATCGTGCTCGTTCACGCGAACAAATCGTGCAGACGTTGTGTTTTTAATCGCCAACGCATCgactaattttatttcaattcaaTTTACAGATCAGGCTTGGGTTCTTTGAGGAGAGGAATCGCGAGAACGAGTGCTTCGGAACCGATCGGCGTTCTGCGTAAGACGAAAGCTGCCATGATCTGGAAGAAAGGTTGGAAAAGCTGGAAGAAACTCCATTCTTTCGGGAGCAACGGGAACAGTGGCAACAACAGTAGTACGAGCAAGATCGGTGAGTAAAGATTTAATCGTTGGTATCAATTACGTTTGCGGGAGATAAAAATGGACAAGCGTCATATCGCAAAGTATCTATTCAACGGGTAACCCTATCTCGCCGTTCTTATCGCATTCCCGTCCTTTCGTGAATATGATAATTTGTGCTCGGTAAACGGCTGCGGACTACGTGCGGCTATGAATCGCTCGCGTATGACCAATCCGTTACGAATTCTCGACGCGTAGCTCGTTGCGCGGTAAGAATACAAACTGCGTTTTCCTTGAGCCGGGCTTCTTGGAAGCGAGAAAGGAAAGGGCGCGTTCAGCGACTTCTTTCTTCCTCATCGTCCGCGTAAAGGTGCAGGGGGCACAGAGCCGGACGAAAAATTGTAACGCGAGAAAAGCGACGGGAAAGGGAGTAAGGTAGCGATACGCGTGTCGCAATCGTTGcgcgaggtaaaaaaaaaaatttcgaaaatctCGGTGTTCCTCGTGACGAAAATAGAGAGCGCGTTCGACTTATCGCGAAGTAAAACGATGACGAATGCCTCGGCGAGAGCGGACATTCGAGCATTTTGTCCCCGCGCCCGTTTTAGAGGTAGGTGTTTTGTCCGCGCATAGTTGCGCGAGTACGCAtagccttttctttttacaagaACGCCTAGCCGCGACTATGAAACACCCTCGCGCGCTCATACTCGGTCCGTGCCGCTCGCGTGCGTTTGGCGAATGGAGTTAATTATTGGTACTTGGAAGGGGTCAAGTCACGGGGTCACTCGGTGGAGAAGCAGATGCGAGATCACGTGAAACTACcgccccctccctcctccccctcagcttctttctctttctggtctcgtttcccctttttctccAGCTTGACGTCGCGTAACCCTCTTTCGAGTTTTACGCGGTTACTTGGActcattttatttctatccgCCGGTCGCCGACCGCTTTGCGAAAATGTTAACGCAGTTTCCTCGCGGTTTTTCGATAGGCCGTCGAGATCGTTGATAATTTATTCTCCGTACGAGTCAGCGTCGTGCGTATCGAACAAAGTAAATATACGAGGGTGCATGCGTTTAACCAAACGggttactttttttattttattaattatctcatATAAATGACATTAAAGTACACGCTTCTTCTCGCTCCTTCGTTTATCTAAATCGATTTATTCGCGTTTCCTTTATCGATACCGGAGGACGTACAgcgtaaagaaaaaggagaagaaggaaCTGGGCGAATAAAAGCAGTCTCGGGAGCATCTCGGCTTGCAAGCTACTTTATTTCAGACACTTTAGTCTAggaacaaaatataaaaaaaaaaaaccgttcTCTTTGTAGCGTGTAAACAAAATACGAGCGTAATCGGCGGAGAATTACAATAGTGCAGCTAGTGTCGCCGTCTCGCGGCTCGGCAGCGACGGTGCCGAAGGCGTGCGGACGGAACAACGGCCGGGTGTCGGTCGAGTCGCGTGCGTACATTTATATTCGTAAGGTCCCGTGGCTCGGTAGCGACCGTCTTCGGTCCATTTCACGGCCGTCCTCGTGGGCGATCGAGGGAAAGCCACTTTCTGCCGGCCGGGTTCGATTGTCCTCGTTAACACGTCACGCCGATTTGTAACAATCGCGTGCACCTTACGCTTCCAAAGTCGGCCTCTCGGCGACGCGCGGGTGCCGCGGACCGCCTGGTAGTGGTGCCCCCCCCTCCGTTCCCTCCCCCGGTCCCCGCGAttatctctctctatctccaTTCTTATCGCGAGTCTCTCTCCGTCGCTCTCGTCTCGACTCCGCGGCCACAGCTGTGCCACAGAAATACCCgcgtcttctctctctctctctctgtctctttctcttcgtttcCCCCCTCGACCCCTCGCGTGCACCGcgcctcttcctctcttttatATTCATTGACCGTCTCTACGACCCGTCCGTCCACGtccgttctctcttcctctttcggCCGTCGTCGTGCACAGCTGCGCTGCGAGCTGAGCGAGcgcgttcgttcgttcgttcgttcgtttcaCTCTCGATCGCTCgtactttctctctcgttcgtcGAGCTGCATTACCCTTCGCCGTCCGTTCGCTCGCGTTCCTTCCGCCCCCTCTCTCCGCTACCGCCGCCGACGTGAGCGTCCccctcgctcgcgcgtttcgGTCTGTCCGTTTCCTCCGTGCCCTTCGCCTCTTTCTCCAACCTCCGGCGTCAGTGTTGTACAAGCGAGCGCGGAGGGCCGGGGCCAGAAACACGCGGCGCGGCCATGTTGACTCGCCTGGCTCGCCTGTTCGTTCGTTCGCCACGGCATCGCGTCGTATCGTCCCGTGCCGCTTCTTCGTCGAGCGCGGCGCGCGTCCCGTCCGGCCTCTTCCTTCCTCCTTATCGCTGGACGCCGCGGCATTGTTAATTGTGCGGGGCCGCGAaccggccgcgcgcgcgcgcacgtgccCGATGCGATTTTTCGCCTCGTAAAATCGCATAATAATCGCGCGTCCGgggtgcgcgcgcgcgcgcgcttgtgCGTGCGCGAGTCTTCTCCGGGTGTATGTGCGGGCGTACAGTGCGCTATGAATTCGCGTGTGGTAGCGCGATTGCGTTCCGCGAATACGTTCGCAGCAGTGGCGACGTGAAGCGAGGAGAGgacggaagaaagaaagaacgaacgAGAAAGGGGGAGGTGTGTTCCGCGAGTAGATCGGAGCGGCAAGGAGCCACTCGCCTCCGCGAGATGGAGGAACTGCACAACGGGGTTGTCCTCATCAAGTGTAAGTAGGCGGATTTTCCGTGGCGAACCGTCGCGTATCTCGCCCTCTCCTCCCTTTTGCGCTTATCTCTCCGCGAATTTCGTTCCGCCGATCGGGCCGGAGCGGAATCCCAGAACGGAATCCGGAGCGGAAGCGGGCGTGATATCATTTTTCGAACCCCCCCCGGAATCGCGCGCTCGTCGCGATGCTCGAGCTTCGCCCTCGCTGCGTTCCCGCATGCGTCACGAGGCTCACGTCTCTCAGTTCTCGCGTGCTGGAGCGTCGTTGGTCgcgtcgacgcgattacgttatGTCAACGGTACCGGTATCAGTTTCCGGCTGACGCGACGCGCGACGTTCAAGCAATAGGGACGGATCGTGAATCGCCCGTCCTCGTTGCGAATTCGATAAACGTTGGATGCCTGCGTCCTCCTTTCTGCTTCTCTCTGCGGTTCTTTCTTCACGGTAGGACCGTGAGCGACGGACGATTCTTCGAAGCCACCCGCTATTCTCGATAAACGACGCCCGCAGGTTCGATCTTAATCGAGTTATACGTAGATTAAGGGATTACGCGCGGACGATATCAATATACCCCAGACGCGCTTATACGTTCGATTTAGCATGCGGGCCGAATTGTTTATCGTTCCATCGCCCGCGGTAGATCGAACTAACTTTTACAACCGCGCTTTATGGCATTTGGCGTTCTCCTGAGAATAAAGAGCCCGTCGGGAGAGAGTTACCTCCTATTTCCGTCAgagttacatttaaaaatactcgGGCGTGATGAAGAATTCGTGATGTGGTCCACGTGCATATACTATACGAGTATCGCTTAcgatctcaattttttttcttctaaaggCACACAAtagaattttctttacaaatttataatcaatTACGGTGGTCACTTTACTTAGATAAAGCTATTAATCGCGCGTACTCTATTTTACATTAGAAggcattctttcttttttttttttttttaacaagctttaaaaagaattcttttcaTAGCGCGCTGGTCGTCGCCGATGAAAGCGCCGTCGAAAAGTCACGCCGGTCACGGATGATCGCGGCCGCTTCGTTCAACGCTTTCGAGTAACGACACCGATAAATCGGGTTTTACGTCAGGCCAATGCCGGCCTTGCAACGGTTGCGTCCGCGACGCAGTTAATTATAGTTTCGGCAGCTATCGCCGCGGGAAACGGCCGCTACCTTCCCCTCCCCTCGCATCGACCAAGATTGGGACGATAGCGGGCGTCCGGGTTCGATCGTGCCCCGTTTCGTCAACCCGCGGACTTTCTCGCGATTTCCGCCGGTCGCCGTGGACCAGAAGATCGGATCGCGATTGCTTCGCGAGAACGGCCGACGATCGGGTCGACCGCGGCGCCGTTTTCGACGGGGGTCGCTCGCGTAAGGTCACCGAGGGGTCCGGCCCCCTCGCGTTAGTTAGCCCGGAACGCGCAATCGGCTAATCATTAACGAGCGCTCTGACCCGTGATACGGTATGGAAAATTGCTGAGCGCGCGCGCATTGCCGAGATTAACGCGAATGTTAGAAATATCTCTAATAACGTCGAAGAAAATGAGAGAGCCCGCGAACGCTCGTTTTATCGTGAAACGTGTCCTCGCTTCAAGATGTTTTTCCGTTCTACTTCTGACATTCtagaaagataaagaaatgtTGGTCTTAAGCAAATAATTGCGAGAATACGTTTGGAAACGGACCGTCTAAGTTGTTGCGCAATATCGAATATGTAGTGCATCGAGGGAACCTTGCCGGTCGACGCGTGGGCGCGCTCTTTATCGCAAAAAGCGCCCATTGAAATGTCACGGCGGCGAGCTCGCCGATTTTTCGCGCGTCGCTCGAAAGCGCGCACCATTCCTCCGCCGGGAATAATCGCGAATGGACTGGCCGCGATAGTGAAAGGAAATTTCGGCGCGCGCCGGACAGACGCGTTAATGCGCCGCGATCGTTTCGGatttgcgcgataaaaaaaaataaagaaaaaaataccgGCGAGTCCCTTCCGCTCGTCCGTGTTCTCCACGAAGCGAATCGCCCGCGAGAAGAAGATGAGACAAAAGGAGAGAAGCGGAGGAGTTTCGAGCCGTACGACTTCGCGGCGCACTTTCAGGTAACGATCACGGCGTCTGTTCGCGAGAAGAGAACCGGCCCGATCTCGTGCCGCCCGGCGGCTGTGAACGCGGCCGTCGTCGCCGGGGCTCGATTGCCTTAAATATGTAGAGTTAAACAATTGCCTCTCGTTATGACATTTAGGTTTAATGCTCCCGCGGAAAGTGGAACGTCCGCGCCTCCTCCCGGACCCCCTTGCCTCCGGATAAAGGACAATGGCGCGGTATCGGTTACATCTCTCGGTGCGACGTTTCATATACCTCTCCCGATAAGACGATCTTCACGAGAGCGGTTTCTCCAGACTCCAGACTCGGGAAATTAATCGAGTTTCGAGTAGACGCGCGGAAGTTCGGTTATCGTGAATAAACGCGCGCGGATTCGAGTTAGCCGGCTACAACTCTCGCGCCGCGGAAACGTAGAGGCGGGATGGGGGGCACCGATTCGTCATAcgactctttctctctctctacgcGGGGGCACGCGCGCGAGCAGGTTGATGGAGGCGCGACGGAGGCCCTCGTCCGTCCCGAGGAGGAGCAGTTGTGGGCCGCGGGTGCACGTCGCTCGGTCGCGAAGGAGGATGCGCAGGCATCTCGTGAATCACGCGGTGAcgctcctctctctttctctgagGTTTGTTCCTCCTTTTATCCGATCCTCCCGGGACCTTTTCCACCTGGCCCACCTCGACTCGCACGAAGCGGTTGCGTTGCGCGGCTATTTACGCGCAGAGCACGCAACGTTCCCGGTGCGTGGGCAGCGCGAGAAACGGAGTTTGATGAGACCCCGATCTCGAGGAGACCCCCGTGTTGTTTCTTCGTGCGAAAGTATTGGGCAATCGGTAGGCGTGTACGCGTTCGATCGTTTGACTCGTAATCCTTTTACGcttctctccttctcgcgGAATTTATTCCGGCGACGGATACGCAACGGGACGAGAAATCGGCGGCATCGTTAGCCGAGCGGTGATCTACGCACCGTCCTCCCCGGTGCCCTCGGCTCAGAATCCTCGAGGCCTCGCGACGTTTCGCGAAAACGGCATCGATTACGTGTTTCGTGATTTCATGGATATTTTTTACCGCCCCTCCATCGACGCACTCTTCGCGTGTCGGCGCGAGTGATACTCGCGAGAAACGCGGCctctttgtttctttctttttttcctctccgcgGATCTAAGATCTCGATGTTTTGACGCGCGCGACACACGTTTGCGCCGTGGATCGCGCAATTGCGACGGCCACTTTGCAACCCGCGTACGCGAGAAACGTGGGAACGGAACGCGTTTAACTCTATTATCGTTGCGCCGTTAACGCGCTggtaacgcgagcgcgcgacaCAGCGGAAGGCCCAATAAAGCACGCGGTGCGACGCACGGCGAGATGACGTTTTCGTGGCGAGGAGGCCCCCCCTCGATTCGCGTCCTCGTGCCCGCTTGCGCCTCGCGGCCGTGCTGCTCGCGTTCGCCGCGAAGCATACGTCACGTTGCGTTGCTCGGTTttctcagtttttttttttctctatttcttttttttccctttaacGACCCTGGCCGGTCGTGCGTCGCGATGGTATCTCCGTGAGGATGGAATACGGAAAGAATCGTTCGTTCTCTTGACGGTGACGCATAGCTAGGGAATATCTATAAGTCAATCGCGATGGTGATGACGCCGTAGAACTGTTTACTTAGTTGCCTCGCGGAGTTCGAGCTGTTACGACTCTCGTTTCTCCCGGATTCGGAgtaaacgcgcgcgaagcTGTTCACTTCTGCAGCGAGTTGCATCGTGAGTTTGTTGTTCACTTCCAGATGAGCCTCGTTCAAGGTGCAGATCGTGGGATGACGTAGGACCGGGCAAAATGGAAACGGTCAGCGGGAACTCGCACACGCATCACTCCTCGTTGGAAACCAGCAGGTCGAACACATCCACGCAGTCCGCTCGAAGCGAGGACTCCTGGTGCTCGGCGTCGGACCACGATCTTTCCTCCGATGACGAAAGCGAGAAGAGCAATATCAGTATTAAGTAAGTTCAATCTCTGTTACATAACGCTGGCGGAGCTAAAGTCCATAATGAAAACTCGCCGTTTCGCTCTTTACAGAAGCAACTGTCAATTGAGAAACACGTTGCATAAGGCGCGCACGCTCTGCGACAGGTGGCGGCTTCAAAATATGCCGGTGAACAACGTGGACCTTATGGAGTCCCCGGGGAACCACGGCCGCTTGTCGAGGTGGTTCAGCATTCGCCGGGGTTCGACGCATCATTACGACGTCGATTCTTCGGACACGATGTCCTTGACCAGCCCGATCAAAACGCCACAGATGCCTCAGCTCTCCGAAGTGAGCATTTTCTCAAACggatttttcagcgttcagAATTATTGATCGCTCGTTCGTTAACTCTATTAGTCTGCTCGCGAGGATATTCATGAAACAATATGAATTATAGGTTGATGAGGAAAACAGTGCGATGGTGCAATTTCAATGTATGCAGCAACGAAGACAGGCTCCGCCTACGCTTCCATCGCCACCGTCGAATTTGACTCCGCAGCAGCTGAAACGCAGACATATCGTGGCGGCGATAGTGCACTCCGAAAATAGTTATGTATCTACTTTGCAGAGACTAGTAAATGTGCGTATCAAATAAACTATctgaaatcgcgtcgacggtGGAGAACAAGCATTTTCTCACACGTATCACTGCTTTAATCTTTAGAACTACAAGAAACCTTTGGAGGAATCTTCCCCGCCTATATTGAGTCAGTCGAAAATTGCGACGTTGTTTCACAGACTGCCCGAAATTTTGCAATGCCATACGTTGTTCAGAATTGCTCTGGCAGAGTGTGTTCGATCTTGGGACAAGGATGAGAAGCTGGGAGACGTATTCGTTGCGAGTTTTAGCAAAGCCATCGTTCTCGACATTTATAGTGGTTTTATAAACAACTTTTCTGTAGCGATGGATTTAGCTAAACAAGAATCAAAGAGAAAGACCGCACTCGCTGACTTTTTTAAGGTACGACctcgtgaaataattttgtaaaactttcTCAATGcgtttaaatttcaattttgtaatCGTTGCTTATAGGTGAAGCAAATAAGTGCTCACGATAGATTATCTTTCTTTGGATTAATGGTTAAACCCGTGCAGAGGTTTCCACagtttattctatttttacaaGTAAGTATATTAATGGTTTATAAAATACAACTTAATTTCATCATATTAAtacttgttttatttgtaGGATTTATTGAAGCATACGCCACAAGGACATCATGACAGAATGTCATTACAATTAGCGTTAACACAGCTCGAGAGTTTAGCAGAAATGTTGAACGAAAGGAAACGAGAAGCGGAACAGTTCCAAGCATTTAAAGAAATGCTGCGGCATGTTTCTGGAAAATTATCCCATCGTCCGCTTTCGTCAACGTCACGTTATCTTATTAGGGAAGACAATGTCACGCAATTggtaagatttatttaataagtttaattGTGCGATCAAAACACAACGCaatatataaacgtaattatttataggAGTTTAATCAAAATGGCATGATAACGAAATCGAAGAGAAGAAGATTATTGTTACTGAATGATCTAGTAGTGTGCGTTTCCGTTACTCCAAGATCTTCGGAAGATTTTTCAGGAAACGAACGACTAACGTTAAAATGGACATATCCAGTATCAGATATTGAggtatatgtaaaaaaaaatattaacactataggttttaatatataataatttttttaattactaatattaataaattaattttagattcaAGATACCAGTACTTCTCCGACTTTAAGTCGATTACTTACCGCCGGTTTGAATAAGGGCGGTAGTTTAAAGTCCGATAAAAGTGGAGAATGTGGACAAGCATCTGATGCAGATAGTATCTGTGTAGAGATGAATGATCTTATGCACGATTATGAAGTAATGTCCCGAATAAGTGATTTGGTGGCCCAGTTAAAGGGTAGATACGAGGTACGATACATTCGTTATTGTATACtctgtaacaattttaaaattgtaatttgcgcaaattaactaataaatttcttttttaattcgtagGGAATGACGCTTCAGTCTACCAAGCAAATTCTACAATCGATACAAATGTCGATACAGCAGAAGGATGAGGATATGGTATGGGCTGATAGTTGCTGCCTTCAACTAGTCACGAAACAGGGTCAAATGTATACGTTTCAAACAGAAAACCCATTAGTGAAAAAGGATTGGATAACAGAGCTAAGATTGGCGCAATTAGCTTTGGATCCTAATAATTCTCCATCGTGGGAAGTACCTGAACAAGAACAGAGACCGTCTACAAAAATGCCACTGTTCGTCAGTTCACAAGCCGTATATCATTCGCAACATCAGACCGAAGTACGTTGAAATGAAAAATAGAcacgtataatatacatatattattgcCTTATTACTTATACATAACGTAATACTtacatatttcaatttattttatttttaggtgcgTTGCGGCTGCTATTATTCCACTGAAAATTCACGTCCCACGAGACGACGCGGTAGGAGTCAAAATTACTTATGGATATGTACAGGAGACGGTATATCTAGCCACGTAACGATTTTCGGTCAGTCGACGACAGCCTCGGCA from Cardiocondyla obscurior isolate alpha-2009 linkage group LG04, Cobs3.1, whole genome shotgun sequence encodes:
- the LOC139102066 gene encoding rho guanine nucleotide exchange factor 10 isoform X4, whose product is METVSGNSHTHHSSLETSRSNTSTQSARSEDSWCSASDHDLSSDDESEKSNISIKSNCQLRNTLHKARTLCDRWRLQNMPVNNVDLMESPGNHGRLSRWFSIRRGSTHHYDVDSSDTMSLTSPIKTPQMPQLSEVDEENSAMVQFQCMQQRRQAPPTLPSPPSNLTPQQLKRRHIVAAIVHSENSYVSTLQRLVNNYKKPLEESSPPILSQSKIATLFHRLPEILQCHTLFRIALAECVRSWDKDEKLGDVFVASFSKAIVLDIYSGFINNFSVAMDLAKQESKRKTALADFFKVKQISAHDRLSFFGLMVKPVQRFPQFILFLQDLLKHTPQGHHDRMSLQLALTQLESLAEMLNERKREAEQFQAFKEMLRHVSGKLSHRPLSSTSRYLIREDNVTQLEFNQNGMITKSKRRRLLLLNDLVVCVSVTPRSSEDFSGNERLTLKWTYPVSDIEIQDTSTSPTLSRLLTAGLNKGGSLKSDKSGECGQASDADSICVEMNDLMHDYEVMSRISDLVAQLKGRYEGMTLQSTKQILQSIQMSIQQKDEDMVWADSCCLQLVTKQGQMYTFQTENPLVKKDWITELRLAQLALDPNNSPSWEVPEQEQRPSTKMPLFVSSQAVYHSQHQTEVRCGCYYSTENSRPTRRRGRSQNYLWICTGDGISSHVTIFGQSTTASATCLKRITTFDLVETRVSAIEFVKGVSSDLTTLASDLVWMGTDSRRIIIYAASEPEKEEEIGSYLVSGPVVEIKYHCDNVFVALGTGLLLLFSRQVDGTWSFKDPYILSLGNDPVSCLMPINTSVYAACGKKVWVLNATTGDIIKNFSVQHEHVGNVKLMAHSGVGLWVALKNSSTVCLYHTETFKHLQDINIASNVLRVTKMHNSTNSCSGTIAANNQTAVTVTALLACKGLLWVGTNVGISLTIPLPRLEGVPIISGRVNISYHAHFGPITFLLAIQNTKNTVHSTKERVNAEDESVQLRVKDAEQKSRDRTSIDSSASSNIVKLKQQLTGSPVMLRRKRSKEYDCRGSKTLPRGLGAGCGFLSSSFSSSQSSGENCDVYGLYGDLMYVKDYENENNSGIDPIYESLRRSDPELAAIPNKVSTLDRRLKMKITRPRSLDLSNWSVDSHASSMYTSSGSEENLSLKTGKLSRNSSIASRNGPYDLSTPNTNVVESGLEATSATNLKANGKKNGKAAQQVDQPKRTVLTLMGGRGYINWRQLHAQSNIDKNSKSTYAFKDPNSNDAHIVLWEMKL